A single window of Stigmatopora nigra isolate UIUO_SnigA chromosome 22, RoL_Snig_1.1, whole genome shotgun sequence DNA harbors:
- the LOC144215980 gene encoding G-protein coupled receptor 22-like isoform X2, giving the protein MSNVTVTDNTEPLTRTVSPAPPSPYSYPVSFQVSVTGFLMLEIVLGLSSNLTVLALYCMKSNLITSVSNMVTMNLHVVDVLVCLCCIPLTIVVVLLSLEGETALVCCFHEACVSFASVATAANVLAITLDRYDISVKPANRVLTMRRALALMAGIWVLSFVSFLVPFIEVGFFAKGHVELNQTLVDSVIHSNQYYTELGLYYHLLAQIPIFFFTAVVMLITYSKILQALNIRIGTRFHASQKKKARRKKRPSMTAMTPQQEATDASQSSGSRNATTLGMRTSVSVIIALRRAVKRHRERRERQKRVFRMSLLIVSTFLLCWTPITVLNTVILSLGPSDLMVKLRLGFLVMAYGTTIFHPLLYAFTRQKFQKVLKSKMKKRVVSIIEADPTPNNAIIHNSWIDPKRNKKVTFEDKDAQQKCLSSENVE; this is encoded by the coding sequence ATGAGCAACGTCACAGTTACCGACAACACCGAGCCCCTCACCCGCACCGTGAGCCCTGCACCCCCCAGCCCCTACAGCTATCCCGTTAGCTTCCAAGTGTCAGTTACGGGATTCCTCATGCTTGAGATTGTCCTGGGCCTGAGCTCCAACCTCACCGTACTGGCGCTCTACTGCATGAAGTCCAACCTCATCACCTCTGTCAGCAACATGGTGACCATGAACCTCCACGTTGTGGACGTGCTGGTGTGTCTTTGCTGCATCCCCCTCACCATCGTGGTGGTCCTGCTCTCCCTGGAAGGGGAAACGGCCCTGGTGTGCTGCTTCCACGAGGCATGCGTGTCCTTCGCTAGTGTCGCCACAGCCGCCAACGTCCTCGCCATCACCCTGGACCGCTACGATATCTCAGTCAAGCCGGCCAACCGCGTGCTGACCATGCGCCGGGCTCTGGCGCTCATGGCGGGCATTTGGGTGTTGTCATTCGTCAGCTTCTTGGTGCCCTTTATTGAGGTGGGATTCTTTGCGAAGGGCCACGTTGAACTCAACCAGACCCTCGTGGACAGCGTTATCCACTCCAACCAATACTACACGGAACTTGGCCTCTATTACCACTTGTTGGCTCAGATTCCAATTTTCTTCTTCACCGCTGTGGTCATGCTTATTACATACTCCAAAATCTTGCAGGCCCTTAACATTCGCATCGGTACACGCTTCCACGCCTCTCAGAAGAAGAAGGCACGCAGAAAAAAGCGCCCATCCATGACGGCCATGACACCACAGCAAGAGGCCACGGACGCATCTCAGAGCAGCGGTAGTCGCAACGCCACCACATTGGGCATGCGGACATCTGTGTCGGTGATCATCGCCTTGCGCAGGGCTGTCAAACGCCACCGAGAACGGAGAGAACGTCAGAAACGAGTCTTCAGGATGTCCCTCCTGATTGTATCCACTTTCTTGCTGTGCTGGACACCCATCACAGTGCTCAATACAGTCATCCTCAGCCTGGGGCCTAGCGATTTGATGGTCAAATTGAGACTGGGCTTTCTAGTCATGGCATATGGGACTACCATTTTTCACCCACTACTTTATGCCTTCACCAGGCAGAAGTTCCAGAAAGTCTTGAAGAGCAAGATGAAGAAGAGGGTGGTATCCATCATTGAGGCCGATCCCACCCCCAACAATGCCATTATCCACAATTCCTGGATCGACCCAAAGAGGAATAAAAAGGTGACATTTGAGGACAAGGACGCTCAACAGAAATGTCTGTCTTCGGAGAATGTGgagtaa
- the LOC144215980 gene encoding G-protein coupled receptor 22-like isoform X1, giving the protein MHIIPCPKEEATMSNVTVTDNTEPLTRTVSPAPPSPYSYPVSFQVSVTGFLMLEIVLGLSSNLTVLALYCMKSNLITSVSNMVTMNLHVVDVLVCLCCIPLTIVVVLLSLEGETALVCCFHEACVSFASVATAANVLAITLDRYDISVKPANRVLTMRRALALMAGIWVLSFVSFLVPFIEVGFFAKGHVELNQTLVDSVIHSNQYYTELGLYYHLLAQIPIFFFTAVVMLITYSKILQALNIRIGTRFHASQKKKARRKKRPSMTAMTPQQEATDASQSSGSRNATTLGMRTSVSVIIALRRAVKRHRERRERQKRVFRMSLLIVSTFLLCWTPITVLNTVILSLGPSDLMVKLRLGFLVMAYGTTIFHPLLYAFTRQKFQKVLKSKMKKRVVSIIEADPTPNNAIIHNSWIDPKRNKKVTFEDKDAQQKCLSSENVE; this is encoded by the coding sequence ATGCATATCATCCCCTGCCCTAAGGAAGAAGCCACCATGAGCAACGTCACAGTTACCGACAACACCGAGCCCCTCACCCGCACCGTGAGCCCTGCACCCCCCAGCCCCTACAGCTATCCCGTTAGCTTCCAAGTGTCAGTTACGGGATTCCTCATGCTTGAGATTGTCCTGGGCCTGAGCTCCAACCTCACCGTACTGGCGCTCTACTGCATGAAGTCCAACCTCATCACCTCTGTCAGCAACATGGTGACCATGAACCTCCACGTTGTGGACGTGCTGGTGTGTCTTTGCTGCATCCCCCTCACCATCGTGGTGGTCCTGCTCTCCCTGGAAGGGGAAACGGCCCTGGTGTGCTGCTTCCACGAGGCATGCGTGTCCTTCGCTAGTGTCGCCACAGCCGCCAACGTCCTCGCCATCACCCTGGACCGCTACGATATCTCAGTCAAGCCGGCCAACCGCGTGCTGACCATGCGCCGGGCTCTGGCGCTCATGGCGGGCATTTGGGTGTTGTCATTCGTCAGCTTCTTGGTGCCCTTTATTGAGGTGGGATTCTTTGCGAAGGGCCACGTTGAACTCAACCAGACCCTCGTGGACAGCGTTATCCACTCCAACCAATACTACACGGAACTTGGCCTCTATTACCACTTGTTGGCTCAGATTCCAATTTTCTTCTTCACCGCTGTGGTCATGCTTATTACATACTCCAAAATCTTGCAGGCCCTTAACATTCGCATCGGTACACGCTTCCACGCCTCTCAGAAGAAGAAGGCACGCAGAAAAAAGCGCCCATCCATGACGGCCATGACACCACAGCAAGAGGCCACGGACGCATCTCAGAGCAGCGGTAGTCGCAACGCCACCACATTGGGCATGCGGACATCTGTGTCGGTGATCATCGCCTTGCGCAGGGCTGTCAAACGCCACCGAGAACGGAGAGAACGTCAGAAACGAGTCTTCAGGATGTCCCTCCTGATTGTATCCACTTTCTTGCTGTGCTGGACACCCATCACAGTGCTCAATACAGTCATCCTCAGCCTGGGGCCTAGCGATTTGATGGTCAAATTGAGACTGGGCTTTCTAGTCATGGCATATGGGACTACCATTTTTCACCCACTACTTTATGCCTTCACCAGGCAGAAGTTCCAGAAAGTCTTGAAGAGCAAGATGAAGAAGAGGGTGGTATCCATCATTGAGGCCGATCCCACCCCCAACAATGCCATTATCCACAATTCCTGGATCGACCCAAAGAGGAATAAAAAGGTGACATTTGAGGACAAGGACGCTCAACAGAAATGTCTGTCTTCGGAGAATGTGgagtaa